In the Glycine max cultivar Williams 82 chromosome 6, Glycine_max_v4.0, whole genome shotgun sequence genome, TGCCTGTCGTCTGAAGTGCTTTTACCTCTgaataattatttcatatagTACATTATTCCTATCCTATACTATTTTTTCTATTACTTTTAAATCGATAATCAACAtgcaaataattcacaatatatttatttatttgtttattctataataaatttaattgaaatatacggtgataatgaaaaaaaaattatactattattcAATCAAGcaatgtcatatatatatatggtaatattatttacttttataatagttcttttagaattatatttatgataatttttaaatgtatgaTAGTATACAATTTTGTACGcttgataatttaataaaattaaactcattacTAATTAGTatgtattatataattattaaaaaataattgctaaataTGCTTGATTCAtatcctttattattattaatatatactatacgtttatcatcaataaaagagagaatgtacaaattttatatatacaaattataaatttctataTATAGATGTCATTTTTCCCGTTTTCTATTTTGATGAAAGAgttcattttttatacattattacattttatattgtcaaataattaaaattacaataatttggtttttaaagcaaaaattacaaaagttaatagtttcattaattattatacatatCAATTTATGGTTGGAagtatgcataaaaaaattaattgcttTTCGTTTGCTGAatcgtaaaaaaattaattgctaatacattctaattaaattcttgaTACGATCATGATACTACTTAATTAATACTTATTAAACTTCATTGAGTGTGTTTGAATTATAAACTTAGTTTCATATAGTTCTTACAGAAATGTTGAGATGAAGAGATCGATACATCATAATTACTTACGAAGTTTCTTCGATCTTTCTTCAGCAGTACACCTGCAGCAATGAGGGAAAAAAATACAGGATTCGGATGGGGATTGGGATCCATAtggtaagatttttttatttttttaattccatatattaagatattaaatttaggccattataaaaaacaacaaaaaaaaaataccgaaAGAGGATCTAAGTCTACTTGAACATGTGGAggactattattattaataattgaattcCACTTGTTCTAACTTGGACAGATGTAAGCCACAGATGGACCAAGAGGTAGGGCATAAAAAAGTGGGTTGATAATTTCGGTCTTTCGTatcctaaaaatttaattttaacataatgaaataattcgcctaaaaaacatattgaaataaagaatatatttgtacttaataaataataatatattatttaatggaATTACAAGGTGCAGGAACGGATCCAAAAATATATCAAGGGACATAGATAATGAATttaactaaatatttattattttatgcgtaaaaattaaagatagaatccatgtagaaaaaaaattagtaaatattaactcaaaaacatgtattttatttatttttctccattaatgttttttttaaatttttttccctCTCATTTACACAAAGGATCTCAAAGGAGGGGGTCAAGTCTTATGGTAATTAGGAAAAAACATAGGGTgtgtttgagaaaaaaaattacgttGAACTGTAAGTTACATTTTCACAAACATAACAATGGAATTACTTATATACTTTTGTTGCTTTGGAAATTGAAATGCACAAACTtatgtttgatgggtttcaaaCGAAAATTCAAACAAACTAAGATTTTGAATTAGAATCTTTCTCGTTACCACTAATATAACattaactattaatatttttcaataaaaaattcttaaatatgaCACAAGACTCACGACATTTACCCTTTAGATATCAccaattttacttatatttatgtTGGATGGGAGAAAGTGAcaagtttttattttccttatttttgttCTCGATCCTCaccttcaaattttataaactcaaaattcatatattggtgtgtatttataaataaatttattattaacatgTTTAATTATTCCACTTCttgaatataacattttttttagttttgaaaaacgCCATATAAAACAGAGCAGAAGATTTCGTGGACCAAAAAATCGCGTGAGCTTAGTCTCCAAAAAGAGGACAAATTTTACGGTGCACCTATGAATTAGGTGGTGCACCGGTGgacaatcaaaattttgatGAACGGTAGCACTTTTTCAGTGAAAcgtaaaaatagttttaaaaagttaagtatgatttaattataatatttaaaatgtgGATTATATACCTAGGTTTAATATGTGGACGATAGGAAGATGGAGTATTCTTGAggggtttttgtttttaatctccTTGCTGCTTCGTTTGGGTCACTGACCGAGTGCTTCATAAGTAGAAGTCAATAATATTTAACATGCCACCGTAACAGTAAGTCAGTAACTCCCTTCCccacaacaataacaaaataaataaatgaacacAAGCACAGTCGAAGCGGAGCGCTTGCCAAGGGCCTTTGTGTTTGGAACTTTGGGCTCCAATGGGCCTCGGCCTATGGTTCATAATGGACCCAATCAGTGGCAGTTTTGAGGGCATTGCTTTGCACACCAGCCAAACTGCTTGTGCACCCagtgctttttttcttttccaaaatcATCCCTGATAAATTTATGGATCCATAATCTATATGGGCcccaatggattttttttaaaaaaatttaaaaaatatatgacttacgaattaatttaaaattaatgacctAGGTAGGATTGGAACATGTGACTTTCACGTTAATAgatcaattatattattaactaataaatgtcactatatataacactaaaatttttaatgtatatttattacacatataaatttatataataaattttatgacaattaatttCTATGCaataatttctaatgtatatttaatgcacatataaatttacatgataaattgtgtgacaattaatttttgtgcattaatttctaatgtatatttagtgcacatataagtttacataaattttgtgacaattaatttttggtgaattaaatatattataacaaaattaattgtcacaaaatttattatgtaaattcacatatgcattaaatatatattataaattttagtgttGTGTATAACGACATTAACTATTTTATAATATGATTGATCTATTAGTTCAGTTAATTAGAGCGTCGTGTTAACAACTATGAAAGTCACAGGTTCGAATCCTGCATgggttattaattaatttgtaagaaAAATCTGTCATCCATATGTACTTACGGGTTatagcttttttaaaaaatgttttgcaaaatatttttttaaatttctaatgtatatttaatgcacatataaatttacataataaattttgtgacaattaattttggtgCATTAAacatacattagaaattttagtgttatatataataacattaattatttcataacatcattaacttattaatttatttggttAGAGTATGTGTTAATAATCTGAAAGTctcatattcaaattttacacatgtcattaattttaaactaattcgtaaattttttagaaattcctaaaaagaataaaatgacagaaaaataattaaaacaatttatttaaaaaaggtaacaataaaaataaataaatattttatggaaCATTGTAAATCAATGTATGTCACTCAATATCATCaccgtttttatttatttatttctagcTTTATATGGATTATTTGGGGAACATTCTTATGTTGTTTACATAAATATACTCATTAGTGAACTTTAAAGAATTTTGTTTCGGGCACATTTGCTGTAtccttttgttatcatcattcaTTTGATGCTGCCACGTTATTCTCACTAAATTGCTGTGGGGGATTTTCATGGGTGGTATACCGCAACCTTGCCCTTGTTGGATGAAGAGTGTGTCGGCTAAAAAAGAAATCGCAATCTAGATTATGATGTTCTAACCATTATGGGTAATACTTGGATTAAGATACAAGTGCTCTGGTGGGTAGGTTAACTGTTCAGGTAAATGATTAATCTTTTGAGTAAAGGAGTTCAGGAGGGAGGAGGATATATGGGCTAGAGAGGTAATAGCAGGCATgattcatatataataagttttgtTCTTTAACTCTTCATgttcataataaaaaagaaactttgcttaatttaaaatttaattaaaaaaataggtaaaatttgataaaaaaaaaaatatatttctacaAAGGATTCAACTTGGATACTAcctcaataatttaattttagttttattatttttaaaataattatcttaaaataattcaaatgataatgtaaaattacagcattaacattaaattctaaaaaaaatcagatttaatattaaataacaaatacttTGAAGTATTAAAAGTTCTGAACAATTATATGCAAATTTCTGTGATTCTGCAGGGATAGATAGTTTGAGCCACAAATTTCTCTTTCAGCGTGTTGGAATTCTTCTTTGGTATCCGCATACGTGTGTTAACTTTGAAGCATAAATGAATTGTTTATGCATTCACGTGAAAACGtgattttatatgaaaatctaagcggctgtaaaaaaaaatgtaaatcgTGTTTGGTATGGCATTGACGTGATAACGTGATTTTAGATGTAAATCTAAACGgcagtaaaaaagaagaagaaagagatgtAAATCCAAGCGTGTTAACTTTGAAGCATCAACTGATCAAAGAGTTTCTATGATTTCGCGTTAATTATATGTATCAAAGTAAAAGCCATTTGTTATACCTTCTGATTTTCACGTATTTTATGTGGGATAAAACACCAAACACACAAATTATCTTGTTTTCactcagtttttttttagatttgttcgttattcaatattcacttttttggataattttttattagatggaATGGTTTATGAACAATGCAATTTAAACTATGCTTCAATCCTTTGTACCAATGTGGTAATTCAATATAGGGAACTGTTAAAGAGTTCActaattattacattaaaaatattaaattataataaatactttcttttaaaataagaacAAGCAAAAGATGGAAAAGGAGGAATGGAGGTTGAAACAAAGAGTTCTCCTAGAGTTTCTATTCTAGAGAAGACTAATGAGAAAGGTAGAACGAAAATTAGATGATGGAAAACTCCATGTAATAAGCAAGATGGATGTAGAAAATGATATAGGTAAGGGAATTGGTCATGTTGACGTGTCTTATTGGGCTAAGCTACTTGATAGTGCAGTGTCATTTTCTGCTTTTGATGGTAGATGTTATGGTAATCTGGACAAGGAAATTTCGCCTACTCCTATCTCTCAAGTAGACGAAGAAAAGATTTAAAGAAATTCCAATTAGGGATGAAGAGTTTAGCGAGTGATGCAAATCACAAATGGGATCACTTATGGTGACGAGACAGTGTTGGGAAGGAAGGTGGGGTTCAAACAACTGGAGACTAAATTGAAAAGGAATTGggaaaagaaaggatatattaaaattatagatgTCCCTCGAGATTAGGTGTTGTTTATGTCGAGGAAGATTATAATAATACACTTTTGAATGGAtcctaaatgattttttatcattacatattgaaaaaattatatttttggtccccagtttattttcagtgaaacagtttgtaatttttaacctcagtggtatttttttttactaacccTAAAAACACAATTTCAGAAATCCCTAACCCTAAAAGGCTATGCAGCTTCATCGTCCTCGTGGTCATCGAAGCAACAACCTTACCGTATTAGGCTTTTGTTGTTGAATTGGAGACACTGGAGGGTGCTCCATTACTAGAAACTGGCAAAGACTTCAAAGATCCAGGCCGAACAGATGCCGCAGCACTTGCTTGTTGTTGATTCAGCGGGAATATGAATGTAGGGCCATGCTGAAATTTGTGACAAAGCACAAATTAATATTGGAAAAAAGCAAAACATAAGAAGACAAGAGAATTTATGGTTctagaagaagacaaacaaaagaaaaaagaacatacCAAGATATTACTAGGTGCTGCTCCTGGGGGTAAAGCTTGCTGAagcaaaatttgttttcttgatGAATTATCCACAATGGCAGGCTAATAGGCTTTGTCCTTCCCAATATGTTCTGAAAACTTGACAATACCATGCCCTTTGTCTTGAGAAGAGTTTGCAGCCCTGCCGGGAACATTCTCATGCAACTCTGTGGAGGGTACAACATTAAGATTGTTGGGCTTACCCCCATATAGTGATGCAGAACCTGCTGTTGTTGGCCAAAATGAATTCATCCTCGCAATTTGTTGGTGACACAATATATTGCGAGCAATATAACAGTGGGTTGCACACCTTTTTGGCCAAGGCTGGTTAAAAAGAAGATGGGGAGGCTGTAATTTAAGGGAGAAAGTTATTAATCAGGAATTCATTTCCACATTGTTTCAAAATCATAAGTTTAAAAAGGGGGAAAGTACCGATATTGTTGTAGATTTCACAGGAGTCCCATCCATGGATACAACTCCTTGCAGAGGTGTCATATATCTGCTAATAATGAGATGAGAAGAGGATCACATCAAATTTATGCCAAAAAAAACTTTACAAATATCTGAAACAACACTAAACACACAATAATGGATCTCTTGTCGTACCCCATGAGAGGAAGCCCGCTAGGAACTGACAATGGTAGAGGCAAAGAATTGGATTGAACGGAAAGAAGTAGAAGAGACAAACCCATCattttagggttagggattttttaaattgtgctTTTAGGGTTTCTTttagagtaaaaaaattatcgCTGAGGATTGAAAATTCGCAAACTGTTTCACGTGCCTGCCTATGGGACGTTGACATGTGACCATCAACCCTAATCACAAACTGgagatattatttttggaaatataatatgaaaatattatttttgaatatttgaaagaaaatgtgtgatatatttttcaatatttattttgttacctTATAACaaatgtgaaaataattttttttaattttatatttccataaataaacaaataatccaTGAAATAAATGTTACTTCAATATTAAATAAGGGAAATaatatgaaatatgtgatgatatttgttgttatttggtgaaaaaatgattgaatttttttaaattaaggtgGCATAAATTgagttgataatataaaattgagtTGTTAATATACAAAGCATTGAgaatactttaattttattaatatttaatttattatatttttgcaaaTCCATCTGATCTCAAAGTCATTCTGATCTATTTAATAGTAGAAGAAGTTTATGATTGATATCGAATTCTAAGGAGCAacagttcaagaaaaaaattattaagaagttaattaatttttttaataaacgtaaaatatatattttttacttgttCTTGTAATCATGAGTCCGGTCAGTACCACATTGATCTTTCAAAATCTTCATAAAACAAAGTTCTTATGCTCCAAAATTGGATCCCTGACCTGCCATTGAAGATGAATCTAATGAAGCTAAGGGTAAATCATCTTCTGAGTTGAGTTGATTGGGTACAGAAACGCAGCGTTTAGAGCACCAGCGAAACTCTTTTGCACGAACAATGAAGCTTCAGATTTTCACCCAACTAAACCAATCTCAAAAATCCGCATTGGCGGTGGTTTTCGTCATTCTCTTGCCGCCTTTCTTTCCCAATCTTTTCCAACCTCTCGGTCGTTCTTCGCCTTCTGTGTTCTCTGTAACTcctaattttcatcttttattttttaaaatttttttccttccttaaatttatcaaattaacTGTTACTTCTCTGtgagaaattagaaaaaaaaagaagaaaaaagattgaCTTTACTTTGGAATCAATGAATTGCCGTTGCAGGAGTGGAATGCTCCGAGGCCTATGCACGTGGCTTTGCTAGAGGGTGCTTTGCAACGCCAAACTGTGAGTGAAGCATGCACGTCAATCAATTCATGAtcataatgataattttatttaaatgtggaAAAAATTAGGTTGATTTGATTTGACATGCTTTTTGTGTCTCTAGTTGTTTCAAGATTACCAATTGGGTTATTTGTTTTTTCAGTCAGTTGAACTTCAAACTAGTCTCTGGTCTCCCTTGGCTTTCCAAGGATGGAAACCTTGCACTGAGCGTCCAAAACCACACTGtgagttcaaattttatatcgaatttcattttcttttatacattggacatttatttcttgaaaatgagGTCTGTTTTGTCTGTCGGTAGTGTCTGGTATTTTACATGTTTACttattcttataatttcttGCAGCACTACCTGAAAAGTCACGGGGTTATATCCAGGTTTTCCTTGATGGAGGATTGAACCAGCAGAAGATGGGGGTATGTGAATGGATGAGATTGTGTTGAAAGGGTATAATATGATCAGAgataaagtgaaaaaaagaaaaaaaaaagaagatagtgTTTTATCATGTATCTCATTGGCATTTacctcaaaagtcaaaacttgATCACTTGTCTAATATCATTCtccttccttttctctttaaaaGGTATGTGATGCTGTTGCTGTTGCTAAGATTTTGAATGCGACGCTGGTGCTCCCACATTTTGAAGTGAACCCTGTGTGGCAAGATTCAAGGTATATTCAGAGTCTGCTATTTTTTCAACCtttaatatgtttaattttcaaaccgGAAAGTTTCCATTTATATGAAATTGTTGTGTTTCCGCAGTTCATTTGCAGATATTTTTGACGTGGATCACTTTATTGATGTCCTCCGTGATGAAGTGTCCATAGTGAAGGAGCTTCCTAGTGACTACTCTTGGAGCACAAGAGAGTA is a window encoding:
- the LOC102667391 gene encoding protein TIME FOR COFFEE, with protein sequence MMGLSLLLLSVQSNSLPLPLSVPSGLPLMGYMTPLQGVVSMDGTPVKSTTISPPHLLFNQPWPKRCATHCYIARNILCHQQIARMNSFWPTTAGSASLYGGKPNNLNVVPSTELHENVPGRAANSSQDKGHGIVKFSEHIGKDKAY